One stretch of Zingiber officinale cultivar Zhangliang chromosome 6B, Zo_v1.1, whole genome shotgun sequence DNA includes these proteins:
- the LOC121990239 gene encoding calpain-type cysteine protease DEK1-like: MQTRNALASTYSAPQRSASSGALLIGDPSVMRDRAGNFVLPQAIVMKLRDRLRNEEVAADLFLCGTKNGLTYCRIEAGQVGLRLVSKGDRLTTIASEWSIGFACITIAKDEYVHPQHPHQFISESTRKNSTCFTYAWKVAYCDSYFRC; this comes from the exons ATGCAGACACGAAATGCATTAGCTAGCACTTATTCAGCGCCTCAGAGATCTGCCAGTTCAGGTGCTCTTTTAATTGGAGATCCTTCAGTTATGCGGGACAGAGCTGGAAACTTTGTTCTTCCGCAAGCTATTGTCATGAAGCTGAGAGATCGTCTCAGAAATGAAGAAGTTGCTGCAGATTTATTCCTTTGTGGAACCAAAAATGGCCTAACATATTGTC GTATTGAGGCTGGACAAGTTGGTCTCAGATTGGTTAGCAAGGGTGATAGGTTGACAACCATTGCTAGCGAATGGAGTATAGGTTTTGCCTGTATCACGAtagcaaaagatgaatacgttcatcCCCAACATCCTCACCAATTCATCTCAGAATCAACACGAAAAAATTCTACCTGCTTCACATATGCATGGAAG GTGGCATATTGTGACAGTTATTTTAGATGCTGA